A window from Manis javanica isolate MJ-LG chromosome 10, MJ_LKY, whole genome shotgun sequence encodes these proteins:
- the NTN3 gene encoding netrin-3, with protein MRPPPLPLSRPEQPRPRLGPGLRLLRPLPPPGTAPPPSLQPGGGSGRGAPGPARPWPFPRGRETCSTRPSVGQRRGALGRPAGCPTAAPAMPSWLWGLLLTAGTLSAALSPGPPAPADPCHDEGGAPRGCVPGLVNAALGREVLASSTCGRPATQACNASDPRRAHPAALLTSAGGTASPVCWRSDSLTQAPLNVTLTVPLGKAFELVFVSLRFCSTPPTSVALLKSQDHGHSWAPLGFFSSRCGLDYGRLPAPTNGPGGPGPEALCFPEPQAQPDGGGLLAFSVQDGSPPGLDLDSSPVLQDWVTATDIRVVLTRPAMLGYTRDSAAMAPYAYSATELQVGGRCKCNGHASQCLQDTQGHLICDCRHGTEGADCSRCKPFYCDRPWQRATAWEAHACLACACNGHARRCRFNMELYRLSGRHSGGVCLNCRHNTAGRHCHYCREGFYRDPGRALSDRRACRACDCHPVGAAGKTCNQTTGQCPCKDGVTGLTCNRCAPGFQQSRSPVAPCVKTPIPGPTEESSPVEPQDCDLHCKPARGSYRINLKKFCRKDYAVQVAVGAGGEARGLWTRFPVAVLAVFRSGEERARRGSSALWVPARDAACGCPRLLPGRRYLLLGGGPGTAVGPGGRGPGLSAARGSLVLPWRDAWTRRLRRLQRRQRRGRCGAA; from the exons ATgaggccccctcccctccctctttcccGGCCCGAGCAGCCCCGCCCCCGGCTGGGCCCAGGCTTGCGCCTGCTGCGCCCCCTACCCCCTCCTGGCACAGCTCCCCCGCCCTCGCTGCAGCCGGGAGGAGGCAGCGGCCGGGGCGCCCCAGGCCCCGCCCGCCCTTGGCCCTTCCCGAGAGGCAGGGAGACCTGCTCCACTCGGCCCTCGGTGG GGCAACGGCGTGGAGCCCTGGGCCGGCCGGCCGGCTGCCCCACGGCGGCTCCGGCCATGCCCAGCTGGCTCTGGGGGCTGCTGCTGACCGCAGGCACGCTCTCCGCTGCGCTGAGCCCCGGGCCACCGGCGCCCGCGGACCCCTGCCATGATGAGGGGGGCGCGCCCCGCGGCTGCGTGCCGGGCCTGGTGAATGCGGCCTTGGGCCGCGAGGTGCTGGCGTCTAGCACGTGCGGCCGGCCGGCCACGCAGGCCTGCAACGCCTCGGACCCACGGCGGGCACACCCGGCCGCCCTCCTGACCTCCGCAGGGGGCACCGCAAGCCCTGTGTGCTGGCGTTCAGACTCGTTGACGCAGGCGCCTCTCAACGTGACCCTCACAGTGCCCCTGGGCAAGGCTTTCGAGCTGGTGTTCGTGAGCTTGCGCTTCTGCTCCACACCCCCCACCTCGGTGGCTCTGCTCAAGTCTCAGGATCATGGCCACAGCTGGGCCCCTCTGGGTTTCTTCTCCTCCCGCTGTGGCCTGGACTATGGGCGCCTGCCTGCCCCCACCAATGGCCCAGGTGGCCCAGGGCCTGAAGCCCTGTGCTTCCCTGAGCCCCAAGCCCAGCCTGACGGTGGTGGCCTTCTGGCCTTCAGCGTGCAGGATGGCAGCCCGCCAGGCCTGGATCTGGACAGCAGCCCAGTGCTCCAAGACTGGGTGACTGCCACAGACATCCGAGTGGTGCTTACAAGGCCTGCCATGCTGGGGTACACCAGGGACTCTGCTGCTATGGCCCCTTACGCTTACTCAGCCACTGAGCTCCAGGTAGGCGGGCGCTGCAAGTGCAATGGGCATGCCTCACAGTGCCTGCAGGACACCCAGGGCCACCTGATCTGCGACTGCCGGCATGGCACCGAGGGCGCTGACTGCAGCCGCTGCAAGCCCTTCTACTGTGACAGGCCCTGGCAGCGGGCCACGGCCTGGGAAGCCCACGCCTGCCTTG CTTGCGCCTGCAATGGCCATGCCCGCCGCTGTCGCTTCAACATGGAGCTGTACCGGCTGTCCGGCCGCCACAGTGGCGGTGTCTGCCTCAACTGCCGGCACAATACTGCCGGCCGCCACTGCCACTATTGCCGGGAGGGCTTCTATCGTGACCCTGGCCGTGCCCTGAGTGACCGCCGTGCTTGCAGGG CCTGTGACTGTCATCCTGTTGGTGCTGCTGGCAAAACCTGCAACCAAACCACAGGCCAGTGTCCCTGCAAGGACGGTGTCACCGGCCTCACCTGCAACCGTTGCGCACCTGGCTTCCAGCAGAGCCGCTCTCCAGTGGCACCTTGCGTTA AGACCCCTATCCCTGGACCCACTGAGGAGAGCAGCCCTGTGGAGCCCCAGG ACTGCGACTTGCACTGCAAACCGGCTCGTGGCAGCTACCGCATAAACCTGAAGAAATTCTGCAGGAAGGACTACG CGGTGCAGGTGGCAGTGGGCGCGGGCGGCGAGGCGCGTGGCTTGTGGACGCGCTTCCCGGTGGCCGTGCTCGCTGTGTTCCGGAGCGGCGAGGAGCGCGCGCGGCGCGGGAGCAGTGCGCTGTGGGTGCCTGCGCGGGACGCGGCCTGCGGCTGTCCGCGCCTACTGCCTGGCCGCCGCTACCTGCTGCTCGGGGGTGGTCCGGGGACCGCTGTCGGCCCAGGAGGCCGCGGGCCCGGGCTTAGCGCCGCCCGCGGGAGCCTCGTGCTGCCTTGGAGGGACGCGTGGACGCGGCGCCTGCGGAGGCTgcagcggcggcagcggcgggggCGCTGCGGAGCTGCCTGA
- the TEDC2 gene encoding tubulin epsilon and delta complex protein 2 isoform X6: MLPAGCSRRLVAELRGALDACDERQRQLERSLRVARRLLRAWVPEQTPAPEPTPGPETEETPSPARTPSSEDIKELELLTQALEKAVQVRKGIWKAGERDQDPSLKSGTLLQLPLAFRKAASQNSRLWAQLSCTQTSDSMNAVTTAKTQFLQKMQTTSGWPSSGLSAAEVEAEVGRLRRACWLLRLRMGEELAADPGDWMQEYRCLLTLEGLQAIAGQCLHRLQELRAAVMGQQLGPWPEETVSRASLPCGGGADPIWSPQLLLYSSTEELHALAALRLRVAMLDQQIHLEKVLMAELLPLVSTQEPLGPAWLALCRAAHSLLCEGGQHFLTILQDGPAD, encoded by the exons ATGCTGCCCGCCGGCTGCTCGCGTCG GCTGGTAGCCGAGCTGCGGGGCGCCCTGGACGCTTGCGACGAGCGACAGCGGCAGCTGGAGCGGAGCCTGCGCGTAGCCCGACGGCTCCTGCGGGCCTG GGTACCAGAGCAGACCCCGGCTCCGGAGCCAACCCCAGGGCCAGAAACTGAAGAAACTCCGTCTCCAG CACGCACACCCAGCTCCGAAGACATCAAAGAGCTGGAGCTTCTGACCCAGGCCCTGGAGAAAGCTGTACAGGTGCGAAAAGGCATCTGGAAGGCTGGAGAGAGGGACCAGGACCCCAGCCTGAAGTCTGG GACCCTGCTGCAGCTGCCCCTGGCCTTCAGGAAGGCGGCTTCCCAGAACTCCCG CCTGTGGGCCCAGCTCAGCTGTACACAGACCAGTGACTCCATGAACGCTGTTACCACGGCCAAAACCCAGTTCCTCCAGAAAATGCAGACAACT TCAGGCTGGCCCAGCTCCGGGCTCAGTGCTGCTGAGGTGGAGGCGGAGGTGGGGCGTCTGCGGAGGGCCTGCTGGCTGCTGAGACTACGCATGGGTGAGGAGCTCGCAGCAG ACCCCGGGGACTGGATGCAGGAATACCGCTGCTTGCTCACCCTGGAGGGGCTGCAGGCCATTGCAGGGCAGTGTCTTCACAGGCTGCAGGAGCTACGTGCAG CAGTGATGGGACAGCAGCTGGGGCCATGGCCTGAAGAGACAGTGTCCAGGGCCTCATTGCCCTGTGGAGGAGGAGCAGACCCCATCTGGAGCCCCCAGCTGCTTCTCTACTCCAGTACCGAGGAGCTGCATGCCCTGGCAGCCCTCAGGCTGCGGGTGGCCATGCTAGACCAGCAGATCCACTTGGAGAAG GTCCTGATGGCAGAACTTCTCCCCCTGGTGAGCACGCAGGAGCCATTGGGGCCTGCCTGGCTGGCGCTGTGTCGGGCAGCACACAGCCTGCTCTGTGAGGGGGGCCAGCACTTCCTCACCATCCTGCAAGATGGACCTGCCGACTGA
- the TEDC2 gene encoding tubulin epsilon and delta complex protein 2 isoform X2: protein MLPAGCSRRLVAELRGALDACDERQRQLERSLRVARRLLRAWVPEQTPAPEPTPGPETEETPSPARTPSSEDIKELELLTQALEKAVQVRKGIWKAGERDQDPSLKSGSLVDSATTASAPPQASGRAAQASETKLPRGTRQTTGPTKAPERRLLSPGHGTRRDKAARATKPGPGLRDQQRAPSAAPRVPEAFTLKEKGTLLQLPLAFRKAASQNSRLWAQLSCTQTSDSMNAVTTAKTQFLQKMQTTSGWPSSGLSAAEVEAEVGRLRRACWLLRLRMGEELAADPGDWMQEYRCLLTLEGLQAIAGQCLHRLQELRAVMGQQLGPWPEETVSRASLPCGGGADPIWSPQLLLYSSTEELHALAALRLRVAMLDQQIHLEKVLMAELLPLVSTQEPLGPAWLALCRAAHSLLCEGGQHFLTILQDGPAD from the exons ATGCTGCCCGCCGGCTGCTCGCGTCG GCTGGTAGCCGAGCTGCGGGGCGCCCTGGACGCTTGCGACGAGCGACAGCGGCAGCTGGAGCGGAGCCTGCGCGTAGCCCGACGGCTCCTGCGGGCCTG GGTACCAGAGCAGACCCCGGCTCCGGAGCCAACCCCAGGGCCAGAAACTGAAGAAACTCCGTCTCCAG CACGCACACCCAGCTCCGAAGACATCAAAGAGCTGGAGCTTCTGACCCAGGCCCTGGAGAAAGCTGTACAGGTGCGAAAAGGCATCTGGAAGGCTGGAGAGAGGGACCAGGACCCCAGCCTGAAGTCTGGGTCACTTGTTGATTCTGCTACCAcagcctctgccccaccccaggcctcagGCCGGGCAGCCCAAGCATCAGAGACAAAACTCCCAAGGGGCACCCGCCAGACCACAGGGCCTACCAAGGCACCTGAGCGCAGGCTTCTGTCACCCGGACATGGGACTCGTAGGGATAAAGCGGCCCGAGCCACCAAGCCTGGACCAGGCCTCAGGGACCAACAGAGAGCCCCATCAGCTGCTCCTCGTGTCCCAGAAGCTTTCACACTCAAGGAGAAGGG GACCCTGCTGCAGCTGCCCCTGGCCTTCAGGAAGGCGGCTTCCCAGAACTCCCG CCTGTGGGCCCAGCTCAGCTGTACACAGACCAGTGACTCCATGAACGCTGTTACCACGGCCAAAACCCAGTTCCTCCAGAAAATGCAGACAACT TCAGGCTGGCCCAGCTCCGGGCTCAGTGCTGCTGAGGTGGAGGCGGAGGTGGGGCGTCTGCGGAGGGCCTGCTGGCTGCTGAGACTACGCATGGGTGAGGAGCTCGCAGCAG ACCCCGGGGACTGGATGCAGGAATACCGCTGCTTGCTCACCCTGGAGGGGCTGCAGGCCATTGCAGGGCAGTGTCTTCACAGGCTGCAGGAGCTACGTGCAG TGATGGGACAGCAGCTGGGGCCATGGCCTGAAGAGACAGTGTCCAGGGCCTCATTGCCCTGTGGAGGAGGAGCAGACCCCATCTGGAGCCCCCAGCTGCTTCTCTACTCCAGTACCGAGGAGCTGCATGCCCTGGCAGCCCTCAGGCTGCGGGTGGCCATGCTAGACCAGCAGATCCACTTGGAGAAG GTCCTGATGGCAGAACTTCTCCCCCTGGTGAGCACGCAGGAGCCATTGGGGCCTGCCTGGCTGGCGCTGTGTCGGGCAGCACACAGCCTGCTCTGTGAGGGGGGCCAGCACTTCCTCACCATCCTGCAAGATGGACCTGCCGACTGA
- the TEDC2 gene encoding tubulin epsilon and delta complex protein 2 isoform X7, which produces MLPAGCSRRLVAELRGALDACDERQRQLERSLRVARRLLRAWVPEQTPAPEPTPGPETEETPSPARTPSSEDIKELELLTQALEKAVQVRKGIWKAGERDQDPSLKSGLWAQLSCTQTSDSMNAVTTAKTQFLQKMQTTSGWPSSGLSAAEVEAEVGRLRRACWLLRLRMGEELAADPGDWMQEYRCLLTLEGLQAIAGQCLHRLQELRAAVMGQQLGPWPEETVSRASLPCGGGADPIWSPQLLLYSSTEELHALAALRLRVAMLDQQIHLEKVLMAELLPLVSTQEPLGPAWLALCRAAHSLLCEGGQHFLTILQDGPAD; this is translated from the exons ATGCTGCCCGCCGGCTGCTCGCGTCG GCTGGTAGCCGAGCTGCGGGGCGCCCTGGACGCTTGCGACGAGCGACAGCGGCAGCTGGAGCGGAGCCTGCGCGTAGCCCGACGGCTCCTGCGGGCCTG GGTACCAGAGCAGACCCCGGCTCCGGAGCCAACCCCAGGGCCAGAAACTGAAGAAACTCCGTCTCCAG CACGCACACCCAGCTCCGAAGACATCAAAGAGCTGGAGCTTCTGACCCAGGCCCTGGAGAAAGCTGTACAGGTGCGAAAAGGCATCTGGAAGGCTGGAGAGAGGGACCAGGACCCCAGCCTGAAGTCTGG CCTGTGGGCCCAGCTCAGCTGTACACAGACCAGTGACTCCATGAACGCTGTTACCACGGCCAAAACCCAGTTCCTCCAGAAAATGCAGACAACT TCAGGCTGGCCCAGCTCCGGGCTCAGTGCTGCTGAGGTGGAGGCGGAGGTGGGGCGTCTGCGGAGGGCCTGCTGGCTGCTGAGACTACGCATGGGTGAGGAGCTCGCAGCAG ACCCCGGGGACTGGATGCAGGAATACCGCTGCTTGCTCACCCTGGAGGGGCTGCAGGCCATTGCAGGGCAGTGTCTTCACAGGCTGCAGGAGCTACGTGCAG CAGTGATGGGACAGCAGCTGGGGCCATGGCCTGAAGAGACAGTGTCCAGGGCCTCATTGCCCTGTGGAGGAGGAGCAGACCCCATCTGGAGCCCCCAGCTGCTTCTCTACTCCAGTACCGAGGAGCTGCATGCCCTGGCAGCCCTCAGGCTGCGGGTGGCCATGCTAGACCAGCAGATCCACTTGGAGAAG GTCCTGATGGCAGAACTTCTCCCCCTGGTGAGCACGCAGGAGCCATTGGGGCCTGCCTGGCTGGCGCTGTGTCGGGCAGCACACAGCCTGCTCTGTGAGGGGGGCCAGCACTTCCTCACCATCCTGCAAGATGGACCTGCCGACTGA
- the TEDC2 gene encoding tubulin epsilon and delta complex protein 2 isoform X5 yields the protein MLPAGCSRRLVAELRGALDACDERQRQLERSLRVARRLLRAWVPEQTPAPEPTPGPETEETPSPARTPSSEDIKELELLTQALEKAVQVRKGIWKAGERDQDPSLKSGSLVDSATTASAPPQASGRAAQASETKLPRGTRQTTGPTKAPERRLLSPGHGTRRDKAARATKPGPGLRDQQRAPSAAPRVPEAFTLKEKGLWAQLSCTQTSDSMNAVTTAKTQFLQKMQTTSGWPSSGLSAAEVEAEVGRLRRACWLLRLRMGEELAADPGDWMQEYRCLLTLEGLQAIAGQCLHRLQELRAAVMGQQLGPWPEETVSRASLPCGGGADPIWSPQLLLYSSTEELHALAALRLRVAMLDQQIHLEKVLMAELLPLVSTQEPLGPAWLALCRAAHSLLCEGGQHFLTILQDGPAD from the exons ATGCTGCCCGCCGGCTGCTCGCGTCG GCTGGTAGCCGAGCTGCGGGGCGCCCTGGACGCTTGCGACGAGCGACAGCGGCAGCTGGAGCGGAGCCTGCGCGTAGCCCGACGGCTCCTGCGGGCCTG GGTACCAGAGCAGACCCCGGCTCCGGAGCCAACCCCAGGGCCAGAAACTGAAGAAACTCCGTCTCCAG CACGCACACCCAGCTCCGAAGACATCAAAGAGCTGGAGCTTCTGACCCAGGCCCTGGAGAAAGCTGTACAGGTGCGAAAAGGCATCTGGAAGGCTGGAGAGAGGGACCAGGACCCCAGCCTGAAGTCTGGGTCACTTGTTGATTCTGCTACCAcagcctctgccccaccccaggcctcagGCCGGGCAGCCCAAGCATCAGAGACAAAACTCCCAAGGGGCACCCGCCAGACCACAGGGCCTACCAAGGCACCTGAGCGCAGGCTTCTGTCACCCGGACATGGGACTCGTAGGGATAAAGCGGCCCGAGCCACCAAGCCTGGACCAGGCCTCAGGGACCAACAGAGAGCCCCATCAGCTGCTCCTCGTGTCCCAGAAGCTTTCACACTCAAGGAGAAGGG CCTGTGGGCCCAGCTCAGCTGTACACAGACCAGTGACTCCATGAACGCTGTTACCACGGCCAAAACCCAGTTCCTCCAGAAAATGCAGACAACT TCAGGCTGGCCCAGCTCCGGGCTCAGTGCTGCTGAGGTGGAGGCGGAGGTGGGGCGTCTGCGGAGGGCCTGCTGGCTGCTGAGACTACGCATGGGTGAGGAGCTCGCAGCAG ACCCCGGGGACTGGATGCAGGAATACCGCTGCTTGCTCACCCTGGAGGGGCTGCAGGCCATTGCAGGGCAGTGTCTTCACAGGCTGCAGGAGCTACGTGCAG CAGTGATGGGACAGCAGCTGGGGCCATGGCCTGAAGAGACAGTGTCCAGGGCCTCATTGCCCTGTGGAGGAGGAGCAGACCCCATCTGGAGCCCCCAGCTGCTTCTCTACTCCAGTACCGAGGAGCTGCATGCCCTGGCAGCCCTCAGGCTGCGGGTGGCCATGCTAGACCAGCAGATCCACTTGGAGAAG GTCCTGATGGCAGAACTTCTCCCCCTGGTGAGCACGCAGGAGCCATTGGGGCCTGCCTGGCTGGCGCTGTGTCGGGCAGCACACAGCCTGCTCTGTGAGGGGGGCCAGCACTTCCTCACCATCCTGCAAGATGGACCTGCCGACTGA
- the TEDC2 gene encoding tubulin epsilon and delta complex protein 2 isoform X4: MLPAGCSRRLVAELRGALDACDERQRQLERSLRVARRLLRAWVPEQTPAPEPTPGPETEETPSPARTPSSEDIKELELLTQALEKAVQVRKGIWKAGERDQDPSLKSGSLVDSATTASAPPQASGRAAQASETKLPRGTRQTTGPTKAPERRLLSPGHGTRRDKAARATKPGPGLRDQQRAPSAAPRVPEAFTLKEKGTLLQLPLAFRKAASQNSRLWAQLSCTQTSDSMNAVTTAKTQFLQKMQTTSGWPSSGLSAAEVEAEVGRLRRACWLLRLRMGEELAADPGDWMQEYRCLLTLEGLQAIAGQCLHRLQELRAAVMGQQLGPWPEETVSRASLPCGGGADPIWSPQLLLYSSTEELHALAALRLRVAMLDQQIHLEKEPLGPAWLALCRAAHSLLCEGGQHFLTILQDGPAD, translated from the exons ATGCTGCCCGCCGGCTGCTCGCGTCG GCTGGTAGCCGAGCTGCGGGGCGCCCTGGACGCTTGCGACGAGCGACAGCGGCAGCTGGAGCGGAGCCTGCGCGTAGCCCGACGGCTCCTGCGGGCCTG GGTACCAGAGCAGACCCCGGCTCCGGAGCCAACCCCAGGGCCAGAAACTGAAGAAACTCCGTCTCCAG CACGCACACCCAGCTCCGAAGACATCAAAGAGCTGGAGCTTCTGACCCAGGCCCTGGAGAAAGCTGTACAGGTGCGAAAAGGCATCTGGAAGGCTGGAGAGAGGGACCAGGACCCCAGCCTGAAGTCTGGGTCACTTGTTGATTCTGCTACCAcagcctctgccccaccccaggcctcagGCCGGGCAGCCCAAGCATCAGAGACAAAACTCCCAAGGGGCACCCGCCAGACCACAGGGCCTACCAAGGCACCTGAGCGCAGGCTTCTGTCACCCGGACATGGGACTCGTAGGGATAAAGCGGCCCGAGCCACCAAGCCTGGACCAGGCCTCAGGGACCAACAGAGAGCCCCATCAGCTGCTCCTCGTGTCCCAGAAGCTTTCACACTCAAGGAGAAGGG GACCCTGCTGCAGCTGCCCCTGGCCTTCAGGAAGGCGGCTTCCCAGAACTCCCG CCTGTGGGCCCAGCTCAGCTGTACACAGACCAGTGACTCCATGAACGCTGTTACCACGGCCAAAACCCAGTTCCTCCAGAAAATGCAGACAACT TCAGGCTGGCCCAGCTCCGGGCTCAGTGCTGCTGAGGTGGAGGCGGAGGTGGGGCGTCTGCGGAGGGCCTGCTGGCTGCTGAGACTACGCATGGGTGAGGAGCTCGCAGCAG ACCCCGGGGACTGGATGCAGGAATACCGCTGCTTGCTCACCCTGGAGGGGCTGCAGGCCATTGCAGGGCAGTGTCTTCACAGGCTGCAGGAGCTACGTGCAG CAGTGATGGGACAGCAGCTGGGGCCATGGCCTGAAGAGACAGTGTCCAGGGCCTCATTGCCCTGTGGAGGAGGAGCAGACCCCATCTGGAGCCCCCAGCTGCTTCTCTACTCCAGTACCGAGGAGCTGCATGCCCTGGCAGCCCTCAGGCTGCGGGTGGCCATGCTAGACCAGCAGATCCACTTGGAGAAG GAGCCATTGGGGCCTGCCTGGCTGGCGCTGTGTCGGGCAGCACACAGCCTGCTCTGTGAGGGGGGCCAGCACTTCCTCACCATCCTGCAAGATGGACCTGCCGACTGA
- the TEDC2 gene encoding tubulin epsilon and delta complex protein 2 isoform X1 — protein sequence MLPAGCSRRLVAELRGALDACDERQRQLERSLRVARRLLRAWVPEQTPAPEPTPGPETEETPSPARTPSSEDIKELELLTQALEKAVQVRKGIWKAGERDQDPSLKSGSLVDSATTASAPPQASGRAAQASETKLPRGTRQTTGPTKAPERRLLSPGHGTRRDKAARATKPGPGLRDQQRAPSAAPRVPEAFTLKEKGTLLQLPLAFRKAASQNSRLWAQLSCTQTSDSMNAVTTAKTQFLQKMQTTSGWPSSGLSAAEVEAEVGRLRRACWLLRLRMGEELAADPGDWMQEYRCLLTLEGLQAIAGQCLHRLQELRAAVMGQQLGPWPEETVSRASLPCGGGADPIWSPQLLLYSSTEELHALAALRLRVAMLDQQIHLEKVLMAELLPLVSTQEPLGPAWLALCRAAHSLLCEGGQHFLTILQDGPAD from the exons ATGCTGCCCGCCGGCTGCTCGCGTCG GCTGGTAGCCGAGCTGCGGGGCGCCCTGGACGCTTGCGACGAGCGACAGCGGCAGCTGGAGCGGAGCCTGCGCGTAGCCCGACGGCTCCTGCGGGCCTG GGTACCAGAGCAGACCCCGGCTCCGGAGCCAACCCCAGGGCCAGAAACTGAAGAAACTCCGTCTCCAG CACGCACACCCAGCTCCGAAGACATCAAAGAGCTGGAGCTTCTGACCCAGGCCCTGGAGAAAGCTGTACAGGTGCGAAAAGGCATCTGGAAGGCTGGAGAGAGGGACCAGGACCCCAGCCTGAAGTCTGGGTCACTTGTTGATTCTGCTACCAcagcctctgccccaccccaggcctcagGCCGGGCAGCCCAAGCATCAGAGACAAAACTCCCAAGGGGCACCCGCCAGACCACAGGGCCTACCAAGGCACCTGAGCGCAGGCTTCTGTCACCCGGACATGGGACTCGTAGGGATAAAGCGGCCCGAGCCACCAAGCCTGGACCAGGCCTCAGGGACCAACAGAGAGCCCCATCAGCTGCTCCTCGTGTCCCAGAAGCTTTCACACTCAAGGAGAAGGG GACCCTGCTGCAGCTGCCCCTGGCCTTCAGGAAGGCGGCTTCCCAGAACTCCCG CCTGTGGGCCCAGCTCAGCTGTACACAGACCAGTGACTCCATGAACGCTGTTACCACGGCCAAAACCCAGTTCCTCCAGAAAATGCAGACAACT TCAGGCTGGCCCAGCTCCGGGCTCAGTGCTGCTGAGGTGGAGGCGGAGGTGGGGCGTCTGCGGAGGGCCTGCTGGCTGCTGAGACTACGCATGGGTGAGGAGCTCGCAGCAG ACCCCGGGGACTGGATGCAGGAATACCGCTGCTTGCTCACCCTGGAGGGGCTGCAGGCCATTGCAGGGCAGTGTCTTCACAGGCTGCAGGAGCTACGTGCAG CAGTGATGGGACAGCAGCTGGGGCCATGGCCTGAAGAGACAGTGTCCAGGGCCTCATTGCCCTGTGGAGGAGGAGCAGACCCCATCTGGAGCCCCCAGCTGCTTCTCTACTCCAGTACCGAGGAGCTGCATGCCCTGGCAGCCCTCAGGCTGCGGGTGGCCATGCTAGACCAGCAGATCCACTTGGAGAAG GTCCTGATGGCAGAACTTCTCCCCCTGGTGAGCACGCAGGAGCCATTGGGGCCTGCCTGGCTGGCGCTGTGTCGGGCAGCACACAGCCTGCTCTGTGAGGGGGGCCAGCACTTCCTCACCATCCTGCAAGATGGACCTGCCGACTGA
- the TEDC2 gene encoding tubulin epsilon and delta complex protein 2 isoform X3, translating into MLPAGCSRRLVAELRGALDACDERQRQLERSLRVARRLLRAWVPEQTPAPEPTPGPETEETPSPARTPSSEDIKELELLTQALEKAVQVRKGIWKAGERDQDPSLKSGSLVDSATTASAPPQASGRAAQASETKLPRGTRQTTGPTKAPERRLLSPGHGTRRDKAARATKPGPGLRDQQRAPSAAPRVPEAFTLKEKGTLLQLPLAFRKAASQNSRLWAQLSCTQTSDSMNAVTTAKTQFLQKMQTTSGWPSSGLSAAEVEAEVGRLRRACWLLRLRMGEELAADPGDWMQEYRCLLTLEGLQAIAGQCLHRLQELRAAVMGQQLGPWPEETVSRASLPCGGGADPIWSPQLLLYSSTEELHALAALRLRVAMLDQQIHLEKDQPEGWEPLGLCARWTQCAGRALGGGRGRSMVYEVCPAIAPP; encoded by the exons ATGCTGCCCGCCGGCTGCTCGCGTCG GCTGGTAGCCGAGCTGCGGGGCGCCCTGGACGCTTGCGACGAGCGACAGCGGCAGCTGGAGCGGAGCCTGCGCGTAGCCCGACGGCTCCTGCGGGCCTG GGTACCAGAGCAGACCCCGGCTCCGGAGCCAACCCCAGGGCCAGAAACTGAAGAAACTCCGTCTCCAG CACGCACACCCAGCTCCGAAGACATCAAAGAGCTGGAGCTTCTGACCCAGGCCCTGGAGAAAGCTGTACAGGTGCGAAAAGGCATCTGGAAGGCTGGAGAGAGGGACCAGGACCCCAGCCTGAAGTCTGGGTCACTTGTTGATTCTGCTACCAcagcctctgccccaccccaggcctcagGCCGGGCAGCCCAAGCATCAGAGACAAAACTCCCAAGGGGCACCCGCCAGACCACAGGGCCTACCAAGGCACCTGAGCGCAGGCTTCTGTCACCCGGACATGGGACTCGTAGGGATAAAGCGGCCCGAGCCACCAAGCCTGGACCAGGCCTCAGGGACCAACAGAGAGCCCCATCAGCTGCTCCTCGTGTCCCAGAAGCTTTCACACTCAAGGAGAAGGG GACCCTGCTGCAGCTGCCCCTGGCCTTCAGGAAGGCGGCTTCCCAGAACTCCCG CCTGTGGGCCCAGCTCAGCTGTACACAGACCAGTGACTCCATGAACGCTGTTACCACGGCCAAAACCCAGTTCCTCCAGAAAATGCAGACAACT TCAGGCTGGCCCAGCTCCGGGCTCAGTGCTGCTGAGGTGGAGGCGGAGGTGGGGCGTCTGCGGAGGGCCTGCTGGCTGCTGAGACTACGCATGGGTGAGGAGCTCGCAGCAG ACCCCGGGGACTGGATGCAGGAATACCGCTGCTTGCTCACCCTGGAGGGGCTGCAGGCCATTGCAGGGCAGTGTCTTCACAGGCTGCAGGAGCTACGTGCAG CAGTGATGGGACAGCAGCTGGGGCCATGGCCTGAAGAGACAGTGTCCAGGGCCTCATTGCCCTGTGGAGGAGGAGCAGACCCCATCTGGAGCCCCCAGCTGCTTCTCTACTCCAGTACCGAGGAGCTGCATGCCCTGGCAGCCCTCAGGCTGCGGGTGGCCATGCTAGACCAGCAGATCCACTTGGAGAAG GACCAACCAGAAGGATGGGAGCCTCTGGGCCTGTGTGCACGGTGGACACAGTGTGCTGGGAGAGctttgggaggagggaggggccgGAGCATGGTATATGAAGTCTGCCCTGCAATCGCCCCACCTTAG